The Vanessa tameamea isolate UH-Manoa-2023 chromosome 2, ilVanTame1 primary haplotype, whole genome shotgun sequence genome has a segment encoding these proteins:
- the LOC113394667 gene encoding endoribonuclease CG2145-like, with amino-acid sequence MKLTLALVLCVAVCRADDLASAAGQIFNSILPNLISNSVTGQQGNTASNTLQQIGTVVGGVVDYAHKKSYEDMLRQVQDSTTDDDLLRISEEMFNADVNNAFNYIQVNLQGKTSPMSKNDEAQSNLLSVPENVWNGPTIRPFTALFDNYHKNVIRPEFVTPNEETEQVTYINTILATGPMRSLMTFLASKGLTQMNEYKEQVDLLKKIWFTKYARHWTGLCKCSCAFENIFMAELKSNDVLGLHSWLFFAKREMDRKANYMGYIDKLDLSGKGLILKQHSILSETKDAPEITMFVGTSPELETALYTLCFMARPDRPCKLRYNNVPFTIQTKTLKSENVLLIDTAYPSF; translated from the exons ATGAAACTGACACTGGCTCTCGTTCTTTGTGTAGCGGTTTGCCGCGCTGATGATTTAGCATCAGCGGCCGGTCAGATATTCAACAGCATACTGCCGAATTTGATCAGCAACTCGGTAACCGGTCAGCAGGGAAACACCGCATCGAATACATTGCAACAAATCGGAACCGTTGTCGGAGGAGTCGTTGACTATGCTCATAAGAAGAGTTATGAGGACATGTTGCGTCAAGTACAAGACTCGACGACTGACGATGACCTGCTCCGTATCAGCGAAGAAATGTTCAACGCGGATGTTAACAACGCGTTCAACTACATTCAGGTCAATTTGCAAGGCAAAACCAGTCCCATGTCCAAGAACGACGAAGCGCAATCGAA CTTATTGTCGGTTCCTGAGAATGTATGGAATGGACCGACAATTCGACCATTTACTGCTCTCTTCGACAATTATCACAAAAACGTGATCAGACCTGAGTTCGTAACACCTAAT GAAGAAACAGAACAGGTGACATACATTAACACAATTCTGGCCACTGGTCCGATGAGAAGTCTAATGACATTCCTCGCCAGCAAAG GTCTGACTCAAATGAACGAGTACAAAGAGCAAGTGGATTTGTTAAAGAAGATCTGGTTCACTAAATACGCACGCCACTGGACTGGCCTGTGCAAATGCAGCTGCGCTTTCGAAAACATTTTCATGGCTGAACTTAAGTCGAATGATGTATTAG gACTACATAGTTGGCTGTTCTTCGCTAAACGCGAAATGGACCGCAAAGCTAACTACATGGGTTACATCGATAAACTTGACCTTTCTGGG AAAGGGTTGATCCTCAAACAGCATTCTATTCTGAGTGAAACCAAAGACGCACCAGAGATCACCATGTTCGTGGGGACTTCTCCTGAGCTGGAAACTGCTCTGTATACGCTTTGCTTCATGGCGCGGCCTGACCGCCCTTGCAAGTTACGTTATAACAATGTCCCCTTCACCATACAAACTAAGACGCTGAAATCTGAGAACGTCCTCCTGATTGACACAGCTTACCCAagcttttaa
- the LOC113394670 gene encoding gamete and mating-type specific protein A-like, protein MRIYAFVLLFCLYSVECRKAIVPINKNANIDFINMEAGGVRPPNNIRPGTAQAPAQAPVPTTVKPAAPAPAPQPKNPTPTVAPVAPAKPVPTQAPTLITPKPVNPTPAAKPITTPGPGSVKQLITFYDSQGKASPIRPYSYSQAVKQG, encoded by the exons ATGAGAATCTACGCATtcgttttgttattttgtttgtattcagtcgaat GTCGCAAAGCTATTGTGCCGATAAACAAAAATgctaatattgattttattaacatgGAGGCAGGAGGAGTGAGACCTCCAAATAATATTCGCCCAGGTACAGCGCAGGCTCCGGCTCAAGCACCGGTTCCAACAACAGTTAAGCCAGCCGCACCAGCACCAGCTCCTCAACCTAAGAATCCTACACCTACAGTGGCTCCTGTTGCTCCAGCTAAGCCAGTACCAACTCAAGCTCCTACTCTAATAACTCCAAAACCCGTTAATCCTACCCCTGCCGCTAAACCTATCACCACCCCTGGTCCTGGAAGTGTTAAGCaactaattacattttatgacaGTCAAGGAAAGGCCAGCCCAATTCGCCCTTACTCGTATAGCCAGGCTGTTAAACAGggctaa